The DNA region GTATTTTTAATAGAATTGGGAAATATCGAGTTTTTACTTATTCTGCGCTAGCTGCTGCAATATATTTAGTGTTCCTTTCGACAATGTTATTCCAGGAATCGGACTCGAATGAAAACCAGCCCAATCCGATGCAGGAATCGAATTTCAGCACGTTCCAAAGTGAAGGAAATGAAAGTATCCTTCCCACTCCATTTAAGGAGGAAATCTGGGAGTTGAATTCTATCGAGGAAGCGAGGGATTTGTATGGGGTTGATTTAATGTTACCGACTTATGTACCGGAGGATTTTCAACTTGAGAGAATTCATGTTTTAAATGGTACCAAGGAACAGGTGAATAAACTCATTTTATCATTTACTTCTATAGAAGAAAGTTACTCGGTGATGG from Neobacillus sp. FSL H8-0543 includes:
- a CDS encoding DUF4367 domain-containing protein — its product is MTNPKDDVKTLFNEEIDETLFKSLDFHAGLKKEVRKKIRKSDKKSQFYSIFNRIGKYRVFTYSALAAAIYLVFLSTMLFQESDSNENQPNPMQESNFSTFQSEGNESILPTPFKEEIWELNSIEEARDLYGVDLMLPTYVPEDFQLERIHVLNGTKEQVNKLILSFTSIEESYSVMVERTNVQNKPLGTELVDIKGLEGYLKRETPEQLVVELNWFINDSQYTINGIISSAEALKIARSFD